In Nicotiana tabacum cultivar K326 chromosome 11, ASM71507v2, whole genome shotgun sequence, a single window of DNA contains:
- the LOC107791914 gene encoding putative polyamine oxidase 5: protein MVTKKPKVVIIGAGMAGITAANKLYIAAGSKQLLELCVVEGGNRIGGRIKTSEFGGRRIEMGATWIHGIGGSPVYKIAQEINSLESHQPWECMDEFLDEPLTIAEGGHDLNSSIVEPISNLFKKLMDFAQGKAIEDGVCSEFAQSYRSSNENLSVGSFLRKGLDAYWDSMKDQEGIDNWSRKSLEDGIFAMLENTQRTYTSAGDLHTLDFNAESEYRMFPGKEITIAKGYSTIVESLASVLPAGLIQLGRKVTRIEWQPDDGGHHKPLDVENGNDTKPVKLHFYDGSVMYADHVIVTVSLGVLKREIRDDSGMFSPPLPSFKTQAISRLGFGVVNKLFLQLSPTKDEDAMKFPYLQMVFHQSDSKLRHPKIPWWMRRTASLCPIYGSSNVLLSWFAGAEALELESLDNEEIVDGFSTMISDFLVNSKHLNKLCNGHAESCFKFDKVLKSQWGTDPLFLGSYSYVAVGSSGDDLDTMAEPLPKRSNYSCISPPLQILFAGEATHRTHYSTTHGAYFSGLREANRLLQHYHCIDI, encoded by the coding sequence ATGGTGACCAAGAAACCAAAAGTAGTGATAATAGGGGCAGGAATGGCAGGTATTACAGCAGCTAACAAGCTGTACATAGCTGCAGGCTCTAAACAATTGTTAGAGCTGTGTGTTGTGGAGGGTGGTAATAGGATTGGTGGAAGGATTAAGACCTCAGAGTTTGGTGGCAGAAGGATTGAAATGGGTGCTACTTGGATCCATGGAATTGGGGGTAGCCCTGTTTACAAGATTGCTCAGGAGATTAACTCACTGGAATCACACCAGCCTTGGGAGTGTATGGATGAGTTCTTGGATGAGCCATTGACTATTGCTGAAGGAGGACATGACCTCAATTCTTCCATTGTTGAGCCCATATCCAATCTTTTCAAGAAGCTCATGGATTTTGCTCAGGGGAAGGCTATTGAAGATGGTGTGTGCAGTGAATTTGCTCAAAGTTACAGATCCTCCAATGAGAATCTCAGTGTTGGTTCTTTCCTAAGGAAAGGGCTTGATGCTTATTGGGATTCAATGAAGGACCAAGAGGGAATTGATAACTGGAGCAGAAAATCATTGGAGGATGGCATTTTTGCAATGCTTGAGAACACACAAAGGACTTACACATCAGCTGGTGATTTGCACACTCTAGATTTCAATGCAGAAAGTGAATATCGTATGTTTCCTGGGAAGGAGATAACCATTGCCAAAGGCTACTCTACTATAGTTGAATCTTTGGCATCTGTTCTGCCAGCTGGTTTGATTCAATTAGGCCGAAAGGTCACCAGAATTGAATGGCAGCCTGATGATGGTGGTCACCACAAACCATTAGATGTCGAAAATGGCAATGATACTAAGCCAGTAAAGCTACATTTTTATGATGGGTCAGTCATGTATGCTGATCATGTCATTGTCACAGTCTCACTTGGGGTTCTAAAACGAGAGATTCGCGATGATTCTGGTATGTTTAGTCCTCCACTTCCTAGTTTTAAGACTCAGGCAATCTCAAGGCTTGGTTTTGGTGTTGTCAACAAGCTATTCTTGCAATTAAGTCCAACCAAAGATGAAGATGCCATGAAGTTCCCATACTTGCAGATGGTCTTTCATCAGTCAGACTCAAAACTAAGGCATCCAAAAATCCCCTGGTGGATGAGGAGGACAGCTTCTTTATGTCCAATCTATGGCAGCTCAAATGTTCTATTATCATGGTTTGCAGGTGCAGAGGCTCTTGAACTTGAATCTCTTGATAACGAAGAGATCGTTGATGGCTTTTCGACAATGATCTCCGATTTCCTAGTAAACTCAAAGCATCTAAACAAGTTGTGCAATGGGCATGCAGAAAGTTGTTTCAAATTTGATAAGGTTTTAAAGAGTCAATGGGGTACTGATCCACTCTTCTTGGGGTCATATAGTTATGTAGCAGTTGGATCAAGTGGAGATGATTTGGATACTATGGCTGAGCCATTGCCAAAAAGGAGCAATTATAGTTGTATTTCCCCTCCACTTCAAATTTTATTTGCAGGGGAAGCAACACATAGAACCCATTATTCAACAACTCATGGTGCTTATTTTAGTGGCCTAAGAGAAGCCAATAGGCTCCTTCAGCACTATCACTGTATTGATATATGA